One stretch of Dissulfurimicrobium hydrothermale DNA includes these proteins:
- a CDS encoding AF1514 family protein: MSEQSCSITSPDLSQIEVVVLKPESRVSDYQEAVTLARSQAAQRFEEYMLVSWYDRDRDFESPPNTTECPKACQKNGYIFYGLSHGAKLKVDIENGRFVFFFAPVE; the protein is encoded by the coding sequence ATGTCTGAGCAGAGTTGTTCAATAACCTCCCCCGACCTTTCGCAGATAGAGGTTGTAGTCCTGAAGCCGGAAAGCAGGGTCAGTGATTACCAGGAGGCCGTGACCCTTGCCAGGAGCCAGGCTGCGCAGCGGTTCGAGGAGTATATGCTCGTTTCCTGGTATGACAGGGATCGGGATTTCGAGTCACCGCCCAATACCACCGAGTGTCCGAAGGCCTGTCAAAAGAATGGCTATATCTTCTATGGCCTGAGCCATGGCGCAAAACTCAAGGTGGATATCGAGAACGGCCGCTTTGTCTTTTTCTTTGCCCCGGTGGAATAA